In a single window of the Drosophila miranda strain MSH22 chromosome XL, D.miranda_PacBio2.1, whole genome shotgun sequence genome:
- the LOC108156249 gene encoding probable citrate synthase, mitochondrial isoform X2, whose protein sequence is MSFYRISARKLAEAQKLPNVGSYVRQISADGRSLRDVLTAKVPAEQERVKNFRKQHGATKLGETTIDMMYGGMRGIKALVTETSVLDADEGIRFRGLSIPECQKVLPAAPGGTEPLPEGLFWLLLTGEVPTQSQVQQLSREWAERAALPQHVVTMLNNMPTSLHPMSQLAAAVTALNHDSKFAKAYSEGVHKSKYWEYVYEDSMDLIAKLPVVAATIYCNTYRGGKGSRSVDSSLDWSANFVKMLGYDNAQFTELMRLYLTIHSDHEGGNVSAHTVHLVGSALSDPYLSFAAGMNGLAGPLHGLANQEVLVWLRKLQKEAGNNPSEEQLKDYIWKTLKSGQVVPGYGHAVLRKTDPRYTCQREFALKHLPEDELFQLVSKIYKVVPPILTETGKVKNPWPNVDAHSGVLLQYYGMKEMNYYTVLFGVSRALGVLASLVWDRALGLPIERPKSFSTDLLVKMVQK, encoded by the exons ATGTCGTTCTATCGCATTTCCGCACGTAAATTGGCCGAGGCACAG AAACTTCCCAATGTTGGGTCGTATGTGCGCCAGATCTCCGCCGATGGACGCAGCCTGCGCGACGTACTGACCGCCAAGGTGCCCGCTGAGCAGGAGCGCGTGAAGAACTTCCGCAAGCAGCATGGCGCCACCAAGCTGGGTGAGACCACCATCGATATGATGTACGGTGGCATGCGTGGCATCAAGGCCCTGGTCACGGAAACCTCCGTGCTGGACGCCGATGAGGGTATCCGCTTCCGCGGCCTCTCCATCCCCGAGTGCCAGAAGGTGCTGCCCGCCGCCCCCGGTGGCACTGAGCCCCTGCCCGAGGGTCTCTTTTGGCTGCTGTTGACCGGCGAGGTTCCCACCCAGTCCCAGGTGCAGCAGCTCTCCCGCGAGTGGGCCGAGCGCGCCGCCCTGCCCCAGCATGTGGTCACAATGCTGAACAACATGCCCACCAGCCTGCATCCGATGTCGCAGCTGGCCGCCGCCGTAACGGCCCTCAACCACGATAGCAAGTTCGCCAAGGCATACTCTGAGGGTGTGCACAAGAGCAAGTACTGGGAATACGTCTACGAGGACAGCATGGATCTCATTGCCAAGCTGCCAGTGGTGGCCGCCACCATCTACTGCAACACGTATCGCGGCGGCAAGGGCTCCCGCTCGGTCGACTCTAGCCTCGATTGGTCCGCCAACTTTGTGAAGATGCTCGGCTACGACAATGCACAGTTCACCGAGCTGATGCGTCTCTATCTGACCATTCACAGCGATCACGAGGGTGGCAATGTCTCTGCCCATACCGTGCATTTGGTTGGCTCCGCATTGAGCGATCCCTACCTGTCGTTCGCCGCTGGCATGAACGGTCTGGCTGGTCCCCTGCACGGCCTGGCCAACCAGGAGGTGCTCGTCTGGCTGCGCAAGCTCCAGAAGGAGGCTGGCAACAATCCATCGGAGGAGCAGCTGAAGGATTACATCTGGAAGACTCTCAAGTCCGGACAG GTTGTGCCCGGCTATGGACATGCCGTGCTCCGCAAGACCGATCCCCGCTACACCTGCCAGCGCGAGTTCGCCCTGAAGCATCTGCCCGAGGATGAGCTGTTCCAGCTGGTGTCCAAGATCTACAAGGTGGTGCCCCCAATCCTGACCGAGACCGGCAAGGTGAAGAATCCCTGGCCCAATGTAGATGCTCACTCCGGTGTCCTGCTGCAGTACTACGGCATGAAGGAGATGAACTACTACACCGTTCTGTTTGGCGTCTCGCGTGCCCTTGGCGTGCTCGCTTCCCTCGTCTGGGATCGCGCCCTTGGACTGCCCATCGAGCGCCCCAAGTCATTCTCCACCGATCTTCTGGTCAAGATGGTCCAGAAGTAA
- the LOC108156249 gene encoding probable citrate synthase, mitochondrial isoform X1, whose product MYVSRCLTAPGVGLRLQCRTLSKKSIWDAKNLLRDRLLGTKEAARVQGQVVAQQQEAVMGGPDVQQKLPNVGSYVRQISADGRSLRDVLTAKVPAEQERVKNFRKQHGATKLGETTIDMMYGGMRGIKALVTETSVLDADEGIRFRGLSIPECQKVLPAAPGGTEPLPEGLFWLLLTGEVPTQSQVQQLSREWAERAALPQHVVTMLNNMPTSLHPMSQLAAAVTALNHDSKFAKAYSEGVHKSKYWEYVYEDSMDLIAKLPVVAATIYCNTYRGGKGSRSVDSSLDWSANFVKMLGYDNAQFTELMRLYLTIHSDHEGGNVSAHTVHLVGSALSDPYLSFAAGMNGLAGPLHGLANQEVLVWLRKLQKEAGNNPSEEQLKDYIWKTLKSGQVVPGYGHAVLRKTDPRYTCQREFALKHLPEDELFQLVSKIYKVVPPILTETGKVKNPWPNVDAHSGVLLQYYGMKEMNYYTVLFGVSRALGVLASLVWDRALGLPIERPKSFSTDLLVKMVQK is encoded by the exons ATGTACGTTTCGCGTTGCTTGACTGCACCCGGCGTTGGCCTACGCCTGCAATGCCGCACATTATCCAAAAAGTCAATCTGGGATGCCAAGAATTTGCTGCGCGACCGCTTGCTCGGCACTAAAGAGGCTGCACGGGTGCAGGGCCAGGTTGTGGCCCAGCAGCAAGAGGCAGTGATGGGAGGGCCTGACGTCCAGCAG AAACTTCCCAATGTTGGGTCGTATGTGCGCCAGATCTCCGCCGATGGACGCAGCCTGCGCGACGTACTGACCGCCAAGGTGCCCGCTGAGCAGGAGCGCGTGAAGAACTTCCGCAAGCAGCATGGCGCCACCAAGCTGGGTGAGACCACCATCGATATGATGTACGGTGGCATGCGTGGCATCAAGGCCCTGGTCACGGAAACCTCCGTGCTGGACGCCGATGAGGGTATCCGCTTCCGCGGCCTCTCCATCCCCGAGTGCCAGAAGGTGCTGCCCGCCGCCCCCGGTGGCACTGAGCCCCTGCCCGAGGGTCTCTTTTGGCTGCTGTTGACCGGCGAGGTTCCCACCCAGTCCCAGGTGCAGCAGCTCTCCCGCGAGTGGGCCGAGCGCGCCGCCCTGCCCCAGCATGTGGTCACAATGCTGAACAACATGCCCACCAGCCTGCATCCGATGTCGCAGCTGGCCGCCGCCGTAACGGCCCTCAACCACGATAGCAAGTTCGCCAAGGCATACTCTGAGGGTGTGCACAAGAGCAAGTACTGGGAATACGTCTACGAGGACAGCATGGATCTCATTGCCAAGCTGCCAGTGGTGGCCGCCACCATCTACTGCAACACGTATCGCGGCGGCAAGGGCTCCCGCTCGGTCGACTCTAGCCTCGATTGGTCCGCCAACTTTGTGAAGATGCTCGGCTACGACAATGCACAGTTCACCGAGCTGATGCGTCTCTATCTGACCATTCACAGCGATCACGAGGGTGGCAATGTCTCTGCCCATACCGTGCATTTGGTTGGCTCCGCATTGAGCGATCCCTACCTGTCGTTCGCCGCTGGCATGAACGGTCTGGCTGGTCCCCTGCACGGCCTGGCCAACCAGGAGGTGCTCGTCTGGCTGCGCAAGCTCCAGAAGGAGGCTGGCAACAATCCATCGGAGGAGCAGCTGAAGGATTACATCTGGAAGACTCTCAAGTCCGGACAG GTTGTGCCCGGCTATGGACATGCCGTGCTCCGCAAGACCGATCCCCGCTACACCTGCCAGCGCGAGTTCGCCCTGAAGCATCTGCCCGAGGATGAGCTGTTCCAGCTGGTGTCCAAGATCTACAAGGTGGTGCCCCCAATCCTGACCGAGACCGGCAAGGTGAAGAATCCCTGGCCCAATGTAGATGCTCACTCCGGTGTCCTGCTGCAGTACTACGGCATGAAGGAGATGAACTACTACACCGTTCTGTTTGGCGTCTCGCGTGCCCTTGGCGTGCTCGCTTCCCTCGTCTGGGATCGCGCCCTTGGACTGCCCATCGAGCGCCCCAAGTCATTCTCCACCGATCTTCTGGTCAAGATGGTCCAGAAGTAA
- the LOC108156272 gene encoding NADH dehydrogenase [ubiquinone] 1 alpha subcomplex subunit 13, with the protein MATAVPHVPPKQDLPPAGGYKKIPFARVPPKSYFTGFTMIGTYVAVTTVGLGIYYLTAKKVKRDEIEMRSAQNVIFPILIAERDREFLRQLRRNRDEEAELMKNVPGWEVGTWYGEPIFKTLPEDTLVTPIFKEFYAHADWKSYAKRAHIKLWS; encoded by the exons ATGGCCACGGCCGTGCCACATGTGCCCCCTAAGCAGGACCTGCCTCCAGCCGGTGGTTACAAGAAGATTCCCTTCGCTCGTGTGCCTCCCAAGAGTTATTTCACAG GCTTCACCATGATTGGCACCTATGTGGCCGTCACCACTGTCGGCTTGGGTATCTACTATCTGACGGCCAAAAAGGTTAAACGCGACGAGATCGAGATGCGTTCGGCCCAGAATGTCATCTTTCCGATCCTGATTGCCGAGCGCGATCGTGAGTTCCTGCGCCAACTGCGTCGCAACCGGGACGAGGAGGCCGAGTTAATGAAGAATGTCCCCGGCTGGGAGGTGGGCACCTGGTACGGTGAGCCCATCTTCAAGACCCTGCCCGAGGACACCCTAGTGACGCCCATCTTCAAGGAGTTCTATGCCCATGCCGACTGGAAGTCTTACGCCAAGCGTGCCCACATCAAGCTCTGGTCGTAA
- the LOC108156265 gene encoding zinc finger protein 624 — MTSKRKYQSLSGSNPAVIKDEIVPVLIQTESDDGENGDTPHYTYAYTTATEDDDAETTEVITMDDRQEVIIDENGHAVTLQQLVENSTVEEVETIEQGDGTHTILRIVPSIQGGHHADGEENDENEELEEEIEHDEENEVEEVLGIEHEGLEEENEDGVSSIVFEGTIDHSMEGDGRSKTFYCPNCGNCYSAAGSLKLHMRACLRQRNDVSPEDRKCTVCSKVFNSVAYLKEHMMRHTGEQPFRCTRCYRKFIDQQKFNAHMESHKHQDKLEAEAVALAAQHGGKKVVVKEFNCSFCNEDFTVVFDVGQVKRRYACDGCRDKYSNAEALRKHKQQVEEKREFTCDRCGRKFVFEGFLQRHLPNCDGSIKRRRDMK; from the coding sequence ATGACCTCGAAGCGTAAGTACCAGAGCCTGTCGGGCTCCAATCCGGCTGTGATCAAAGACGAGATTGTGCCCGTGCTCATACAAACGGAATCGGACGATGGCGAAAACGGCGATACACCACATTACACATATGCCTACACGACGGCCACAGAGGACGACGATGCCGAGACGACGGAGGTGATCACAATGGACGATCGCCAAGAGGTAATTATCGATGAGAACGGGCATGCCGTGACGCTGCAGCAATTGGTGGAGAACAGCACCGTCGAGGAGGTGGAGACCATCGAACAGGGCGATGGCACGCACACTATTCTCCGAATTGTGCCCAGCATACAAGGCGGCCACCACGCCGATGGCGAGGAAAATGACGAGAACGAGGAACTGGAGGAGGAGATCGAGCATGATGAGGAGAACGAGGTGGAGGAGGTTCTGGGCATCGAACACGAGGGCCTCGAGGAAGAGAACGAAGATGGTGTCAGCTCTATTGTCTTCGAGGGCACCATTGACCACAGCATGGAGGGGGATGGACGCAGCAAGACTTTCTACTGCCCGAACTGTGGAAACTGCTACAGCGCTGCCGGCTCCCTGAAGCTGCATATGCGCGCCTGCCTGCGGCAGCGCAACGATGTCTCGCCCGAGGACCGCAAGTGTACCGTCTGCAGCAAGGTCTTCAATTCGGTGGCCTACCTCAAGGAGCACATGATGCGGCATACCGGCGAACAGCCGTTCCGCTGCACCCGTTGCTACCGCAAATTCATCGATCAGCAGAAGTTCAACGCCCACATGGAGTCGCACAAGCATCAGGACAAGCTGGAGGCCGAGGCCGTGGCCCTGGCTGCCCAGCATGGCGGTAAGAAGGTGGTCGTGAAGGAATTCAACTGTTCCTTTTGCAACGAGGACTTCACCGTGGTGTTTGATGTGGGTCAGGTGAAGCGGCGATATGCCTGCGACGGCTGCCGCGATAAGTACTCGAATGCGGAGGCTCTGCGCAAGCACAAGCAGCAGGTGGAGGAGAAGCGGGAATTCACTTGCGATCGATGCGGCCGCAAGTTCGTCTTCGAGGGCTTCCTTCAGCGCCACTTACCCAACTGCGATGGCAGTATCAAGAGGCGGCGGGACATGAAGTAG
- the LOC108162143 gene encoding retinol dehydrogenase 12, producing the protein MSEAVTPIGGTGTTALPAGFDPTAEAVEKTLCFRGFWAWFVLLLLIGICALFVMWLLRKCIQGPAYRKANRIDGKVVIVTGCNTGIGKETVLELARRGAKVYMACRDPGRCEAARIEIMDRTQNQQLFNRSLDLGSLESVRNFVARFKAEESRLDLLINNAGIMACPRSLTADGYEQQLGVNHLGHFLLTNLLLDRLKQATPSRIVVVSSAAHLFGRVNREDLMSERKYSKFFGAYSQSKLANILFTRKLSTLLKDTGVTVNCCHPGVVRTELNRHFAGPAWMKSALQVVSLYFFKTPKAGAQTTLRLALDPSLESSTGGYYSDSMRFPLVPWARSTDTADWLWRESERLVGLPPIEPPPAQNGNGSTNGSANGNGSPGTAAAETVDTVVVNRS; encoded by the coding sequence ATGTCGGAGGCTGTCACACCCATTGGAGGAACAGGGACAACAGCACTGCCAGCCGGCTTTGATCCGACCGCAGAGGCGGTGGAGAAGACGCTCTGCTTTCGTGGATTCTGGGCGTGGTTCGTGCTCCTGTTGCTGATCGGGATCTGTGCACTGTTCGTGATGTGGCTGCTGCGCAAGTGCATCCAGGGCCCCGCCTACCGCAAGGCGAACCGCATCGACGGCAAGGTGGTGATCGTCACCGGCTGCAACACGGGCATCGGCAAGGAGACGGTACTGGAGCTGGCCCGAAGGGGGGCCAAGGTGTATATGGCCTGCCGTGACCCGGGACGCTGTGAGGCGGCCCGCATCGAGATCATGGACCGCACCCAGAACCAGCAGCTATTTAATCGCAGCCTGGACCTCGGCTCCCTGGAGTCCGTGCGCAACTTTGTGGCCCGCTTCAAGGCGGAGGAGTCGCGCCTGGATCTGCTGATCAATAATGCCGGCATCATGGCCTGTCCCCGCTCCCTCACCGCCGACGGCTACGAGCAGCAGCTGGGCGTCAACCATTTGGGCCACTTTCTGCTCACCAACCTGCTGCTCGACCGGCTCAAGCAGGCCACGCCCAGCCGGATCGTGGTGGTCAGCTCGGCGGCACACCTCTTTGGGCGCGTCAATCGCGAGGACCTCATGAGCGAGCGAAAGTACAGCAAGTTCTTTGGAGCCTACAGCCAGTCGAAGCTGGCCAATATCCTCTTCACCCGCAAGCTGTCGACCCTGCTTAAAGACACCGGGGTGACGGTCAACTGCTGCCACCCGGGCGTCGTTCGCACCGAACTGAATCGACACTTTGCCGGCCCTGCCTGGATGAAGAGCGCCCTGCAGGTCGTCTCGCTGTACTTCTTCAAGACCCCCAAGGCTGGGGCACAGACAACGCTGCGCCTTGCCCTGGACCCGTCCCTGGAGAGCTCCACCGGCGGCTACTATTCGGACAGCATGCGCTTTCCCCTGGTTCCCTGGGCCCGCAGTACGGACACCGCCGACTGGCTCTGGCGGGAGAGCGAGAGGCTGGTGGGTCTGCCCCCCATAGAGCCGCCACCGGCACAGAATGGCAATGGGAGCACTAACGGGAGTGCCAACGGTAATGGCAGCCCAGGTACAGCAGCCGCTGAAACAGTGGACACCGTTGTGGTCAATCGCTCGTAG
- the LOC108162160 gene encoding LOW QUALITY PROTEIN: probable myosin light chain kinase DDB_G0279831 (The sequence of the model RefSeq protein was modified relative to this genomic sequence to represent the inferred CDS: substituted 1 base at 1 genomic stop codon), with product MAFMMPVMKNNYDIYKDTRSRKTSECSNASSNGTTAVGTALGTPTTATGNQQQQQQQQRRRKVSECKSESFATSPSHGQLGGGGNGHRMQMQRCQSSRTFPRNASRSSNGSMMLIMSPTRSSPLSRTQTASALERQAAATAQSQNQSQQSCKQSNGNGSDVNATSTASNDYTKFHLRLVDKLRKSFRKDSGKRSXERAHKQQQNSNISNNNNYNASGRAVHRPSHNNNNNDNHNWEEIEAAEDEEGERASVPARGGGMISRMGRRFRRYYQFFSHASVVPPQLALALELDREATSSSVEQLTGGSSSPYRRRNRRRSSIGSASRLKMRVRRSTSSPD from the coding sequence ATGGCGTTCATGATGCCGGTGATGAAGAACAATTATGATATCTACAAGGACACGCGCTCACGCAAGACCTCCGAGTGCTCCAATGCGAGTAGTAACGGGACCACGGCCGTGGGCACTGCCTTGGGCACACCCACAACAGCCACCGGcaaccagcagcaacagcagcagcagcagcgacgccGCAAGGTGTCCGAATGCAAGTCCGAAAGTTTTGCCACCTCCCCCTCACACGGCCAGCTGGGTGGGGGCGGCAATGGCCACCGCATGCAGATGCAGCGGTGCCAGAGCTCGCGCACTTTCCCGCGAAACGCATCGCGGAGCTCGAACGGCTCCATGATGCTGATTATGTCCCCAACGCGGTCCAGCCCCCTCAGCCGCACGCAAACGGCCTCGGCCCTGGAGCGCCAGGCGGCGGCGACGGCTCAAAGTCAGAATCAGAGTCAGCAGAGCTGCAAGCAGAGCAACGGAAACGGCAGCGATGTGAATGCGACATCGACCGCCAGTAACGATTATACCAAATTCCACTTGCGTCTTGTTGACAAGCTCCGCAAATCCTTCCGCAAGGACAGCGGCAAGCGCTCTTGAGAGCGGGCCcataagcagcagcagaacagcaatatcagcaacaacaacaactacaatgCCAGCGGCAGAGCTGTACATCGCCccagccacaacaacaacaacaacgacaaccaCAACTGGGAGGAAATAGAAGCAGCAGAAGACGAAGAAGGGGAAAGAGCATCAGTACCTGCGAGAGGGGGAGGGATGATCAGTCGAATGGGGCGACGCTTCAGGCGCTACTATCAATTCTTCTCCCACGCCAGCGTCGTGCCACCGCAGCTGGCGTTGGCTCTGGAGCTAGACAGAGAAGCGACCAGCAGCTCTGTCGAGCAGCTAacaggcggcagcagcagtccCTACCGTCGACGTAACCGTCGACgcagcagcatcggcagcGCCAGTCGGCTAAAGATGCGTGTGCGTCGCTCCACCTCCTCGCCAGACTAG